From Geomonas agri, one genomic window encodes:
- a CDS encoding class I SAM-dependent DNA methyltransferase — protein MNPFGAYSRYYDLLYRDKDYRGETEFIRTLLGRHRPGTESILELGCGTGIHAALLAGEGFNVHGVDRSVEMLEQAQIRKNGLPAAALSRLHFSPGDLRTFRCGEKFDAVLALFHVMSYQTTDHDLCAAFATAKAHLREGGVFIFDCWYGPAVLLELPETRVKRLEDEEIEATRIAEPVLHLNRNCVDVRYQVLIRERSSNRIETLNESHMMRYLFLPEIETLFKRAGMRLAFSCEWMTGKEPGGDTWGVCFGGVL, from the coding sequence GTGAATCCCTTCGGTGCCTACTCCCGCTACTACGACCTTCTGTACCGCGACAAAGATTATCGCGGAGAAACAGAGTTCATACGCACCCTCTTGGGTCGGCACCGTCCTGGAACGGAGTCGATTCTCGAGCTTGGCTGCGGCACCGGCATACATGCGGCTCTGCTGGCAGGTGAAGGCTTCAATGTGCACGGCGTGGACCGCAGCGTCGAGATGCTTGAACAGGCCCAGATTAGAAAGAACGGTCTTCCAGCTGCGGCCTTGTCGCGTCTTCACTTTTCCCCTGGCGACCTGCGCACCTTCAGGTGCGGCGAAAAATTCGACGCGGTTCTCGCGCTGTTCCACGTTATGAGTTATCAAACGACCGACCACGATCTTTGCGCCGCCTTTGCCACAGCGAAGGCGCACCTGCGGGAGGGGGGGGTCTTCATCTTCGACTGCTGGTACGGCCCCGCTGTGCTACTGGAGTTACCGGAGACGAGGGTGAAACGGCTGGAGGACGAAGAGATCGAGGCGACCCGGATCGCCGAGCCGGTCCTGCATCTGAATCGCAACTGCGTCGATGTCCGCTATCAGGTCCTGATACGCGAGAGGTCTTCCAACCGGATAGAAACGCTCAACGAATCGCACATGATGCGCTACCTTTTCCTTCCTGAAATCGAAACTCTATTCAAAAGAGCCGGGATGCGGCTTGCTTTCTCCTGTGAGTGGATGACCGGCAAAGAGCCCGGTGGTGACACCTGGGGCGTTTGCTTTGGAGGGGTTCTGTGA
- a CDS encoding DegT/DnrJ/EryC1/StrS family aminotransferase: protein MKNNDFIPVNEPLLDGNEKKYLCECIDSGWISSEGPFVAAFEERFAAKVGRRYGIAVTNGTTALEAAVAALELPAGSEVIIPTFTIISCASAVVRAGLVPVVVDCDAVTWNMDVTSIEKLITPRTSAVMAVHIYGLPVDMKPLLELARRYSLRVIEDAAQAHGLVCDGRPCGSFGDLSTFSFYPNKLVTTGEGGMVLTDDAALAERCRSLRNLCFQPRQRFVHEELGYNFRMTNMQAAVGLAQLERLDEFVARKREMGRRYQDLLADLPGLQLPPENTHYASNAYWVYGVVLRDVTREDAAQVMTRLAERQVQTRPFFYPMHEQPVLRRMGLFEDACCPVAETIARSGFYLPSGLALTLEQMERVSRAVHEVLS from the coding sequence ATGAAAAACAACGACTTCATCCCTGTGAACGAGCCTCTGTTGGACGGCAACGAGAAGAAGTACCTTTGCGAATGCATTGATTCCGGATGGATCTCTTCCGAGGGGCCCTTCGTCGCCGCTTTCGAGGAACGCTTCGCCGCCAAGGTCGGAAGGAGATACGGCATCGCCGTCACCAACGGGACCACCGCCTTGGAGGCTGCCGTCGCCGCGCTCGAACTTCCAGCCGGCAGCGAGGTGATCATCCCCACCTTTACCATCATCTCCTGCGCATCTGCAGTTGTCCGCGCCGGCCTTGTTCCCGTCGTGGTCGACTGCGATGCCGTAACCTGGAACATGGACGTCACGTCGATCGAGAAGCTGATCACCCCGCGGACATCCGCGGTGATGGCCGTGCACATATATGGCCTGCCAGTGGACATGAAGCCGCTTTTGGAGCTGGCCAGGAGATATTCGCTGCGCGTCATCGAGGACGCGGCGCAGGCGCACGGCCTAGTCTGCGACGGACGCCCCTGCGGCAGTTTCGGTGACCTGAGCACTTTCAGCTTCTATCCGAACAAGCTGGTGACCACCGGCGAAGGGGGGATGGTGCTCACGGACGATGCCGCGTTGGCCGAGCGCTGCCGGTCGCTGCGTAACCTTTGCTTTCAGCCGCGACAGCGTTTCGTTCACGAGGAACTGGGCTACAACTTCCGGATGACCAACATGCAGGCCGCTGTGGGACTGGCCCAACTGGAGCGCTTGGACGAGTTCGTCGCCAGGAAGCGGGAGATGGGGCGGCGTTACCAAGACCTGCTGGCCGACCTCCCCGGCCTGCAGCTGCCGCCGGAGAATACTCATTACGCCTCCAACGCCTACTGGGTCTACGGGGTGGTGCTGCGGGATGTGACCAGGGAGGACGCGGCACAGGTCATGACGCGCCTGGCCGAACGGCAGGTCCAGACACGGCCCTTCTTCTATCCCATGCACGAGCAGCCGGTCTTGCGCCGGATGGGGCTGTTCGAGGACGCTTGTTGTCCTGTAGCCGAAACCATTGCTCGCAGTGGTTTCTATCTCCCCAGCGGGCTTGCGCTGACCCTGGAACAGATGGAACGAGTGTCCCGAGCCGTGCACGAGGTACTGTCGTGA
- a CDS encoding cupin domain-containing protein — MMIERIENEGELLAIVLRRDYSYPGIKFFTPDDFSQQLAYMRHPAGKVIEPHVHNRVQREVHLTQEVLVLKRGRLRVDFFDQAARYLNSRILEAGDVILLAGGGHGFQALEEIEMIEVKQGPYAGESDKTRFRGVDPADILVVEHS, encoded by the coding sequence ATGATGATCGAAAGAATTGAAAACGAAGGTGAACTCCTGGCTATAGTGCTGAGACGGGATTACTCCTACCCCGGCATTAAATTCTTCACCCCGGACGATTTCTCGCAACAGCTCGCCTACATGAGGCACCCCGCCGGAAAGGTCATCGAGCCGCACGTCCACAACCGCGTGCAGCGCGAGGTGCACCTCACCCAGGAGGTTCTCGTGCTGAAGCGGGGGAGGCTCAGGGTGGATTTCTTCGACCAAGCCGCGAGGTACCTGAACAGCCGCATCCTCGAGGCGGGTGACGTGATCTTGCTGGCAGGGGGAGGGCACGGTTTCCAGGCTCTAGAGGAGATCGAGATGATAGAGGTGAAGCAGGGGCCCTATGCCGGGGAGTCCGACAAGACGCGGTTTAGGGGGGTTGATCCGGCCGATATCCTGGTCGTGGAGCACTCATGA
- a CDS encoding glycosyltransferase, whose protein sequence is MDVAVIIPTHNRTAYLLELLAALENQTLNPTRFQVVVVDNGSDGECRRAAAALKGCTPFRFSYLHEPVPGLHNARHAGMRAAECDLLVFADDDIIPFDTWLEAICEAFAKPDVRLVGGKNLPLWETPPPRWLERMWSRQKGDRILGELSILDLGELGRDIDASLVWGCNFAVSRTLLQEAGGFHPDGMPWELIHLRGDGETHVSNYMSEKGYRAFYHPEASVRHRVPKERMTLAYFKKRAYSQGISDSFRDLRISRGVLAAAGSSPKPGEIPRLWEAVRKALGVGGGLSDRARVEKETAAAYRKGYGFHQALFTKDEKIREWVLKTDYL, encoded by the coding sequence ATGGACGTCGCAGTAATAATACCGACACATAACCGCACCGCTTATCTCTTGGAACTGCTGGCTGCGCTTGAGAACCAGACCTTGAACCCCACCCGGTTCCAGGTCGTCGTGGTCGACAACGGCTCTGATGGAGAATGCCGTCGGGCAGCTGCAGCGCTTAAGGGGTGCACGCCCTTCAGGTTCAGCTATCTGCACGAGCCGGTTCCCGGACTCCACAACGCTCGTCATGCAGGGATGAGGGCAGCGGAATGCGACCTGCTCGTGTTTGCAGACGACGACATCATCCCTTTCGATACCTGGCTCGAGGCGATATGCGAGGCATTCGCGAAGCCGGACGTTCGACTCGTCGGTGGGAAGAACCTTCCCTTGTGGGAAACGCCTCCCCCCCGCTGGCTGGAGAGGATGTGGAGCCGCCAAAAAGGGGATCGGATCCTTGGAGAACTGAGCATCCTGGACCTCGGTGAACTCGGGCGAGACATCGACGCCTCACTCGTTTGGGGCTGTAATTTCGCCGTGAGTAGAACTCTGCTTCAGGAAGCCGGGGGGTTCCATCCCGACGGGATGCCTTGGGAGCTGATCCACCTGCGGGGAGACGGTGAAACGCACGTCAGCAACTACATGTCCGAGAAGGGGTACCGTGCCTTCTACCATCCCGAGGCGAGCGTGCGACACCGAGTCCCGAAAGAGCGGATGACGCTGGCGTACTTCAAGAAAAGGGCCTACAGCCAAGGGATCTCCGACTCCTTCAGAGACTTGAGGATTAGCCGCGGCGTTCTTGCTGCGGCAGGATCTTCCCCTAAGCCGGGGGAGATACCGCGTTTGTGGGAAGCCGTCAGGAAAGCCCTGGGGGTGGGGGGGGGGCTGTCCGACAGGGCAAGGGTTGAAAAAGAGACAGCGGCAGCTTATCGGAAAGGCTATGGCTTCCACCAAGCGCTTTTCACAAAGGACGAGAAGATCCGAGAATGGGTTTTGAAAACCGACTACTTATGA
- a CDS encoding class I SAM-dependent methyltransferase, whose translation MMADLKIQQRIQEEEYLFPYHYIGQYRDGTFRHFLLDTWAVNYCSTIEYLIAKIGEGGRAGRIVDIGCGDGRFSRELSLALPGSRVVGIDYSSRAVALAAAMNADAANLEFLCEEITGEHGLKPFDAAVLMEVLEHIPQDAVAAFIASVRGLLKRSGVLYLTVPHLNKPLEEKHFQHFCVESLCRHLEPHFEVVETVPFERMSPLRDLLLWTLSNRFFILNHPGLLSALYRWYKSVLFHCTGEEECQRIFVRAVAK comes from the coding sequence ATGATGGCGGACCTGAAGATTCAGCAACGCATACAGGAAGAGGAATACCTGTTCCCGTACCATTACATCGGGCAGTACCGGGACGGCACGTTCCGGCATTTTCTCCTCGATACCTGGGCGGTCAACTACTGCTCCACTATTGAGTACCTGATCGCTAAGATCGGTGAGGGGGGGCGGGCGGGTCGGATAGTCGATATCGGCTGCGGGGACGGTCGTTTCAGCCGTGAGCTTTCACTGGCCCTTCCCGGGTCCCGCGTCGTCGGTATCGATTACTCCAGCCGGGCCGTGGCCCTCGCTGCGGCCATGAATGCAGACGCCGCGAACCTCGAGTTCCTGTGCGAGGAGATCACCGGCGAGCATGGGCTGAAGCCCTTCGATGCGGCCGTGCTGATGGAGGTGCTGGAGCACATACCGCAAGACGCCGTTGCGGCATTCATAGCCTCGGTGAGGGGGCTGCTGAAGCGGTCAGGCGTCCTGTACCTTACGGTACCGCACCTGAACAAGCCGCTTGAGGAGAAACACTTCCAGCACTTCTGCGTCGAGTCGCTTTGCCGGCACCTTGAGCCGCACTTCGAGGTGGTGGAAACGGTACCTTTCGAGAGGATGAGCCCGCTCCGCGACCTGCTCTTATGGACACTGTCCAACCGGTTTTTCATTCTGAACCACCCCGGTCTTCTTTCCGCGCTGTACCGCTGGTACAAAAGTGTGCTTTTCCACTGCACCGGTGAAGAGGAGTGCCAGCGGATTTTCGTGAGGGCTGTAGCGAAGTAG